The Microbacterium paraoxydans genome includes a window with the following:
- a CDS encoding Na+/H+ antiporter subunit A, with translation MLMLLAVFLLGSLLMPVLVRWLGAQAFAVAALVPAAAFVHALVLTPQVLDGPVPFVSVPWIPQLGLNLSMNMDVLGWVLTLIVTGVGALVLLYCRWYFHDEAAGIGQFAGVLLAFAGAMYGLVLTDDLVMLVMFWEATSILSYLLIGHYRRRAASRRAALQALLVTTLGGLVMFVGVVLLVVDTGTSSIREILAIAPTGPIVDAAIVMLLIGAISKSALFPFHFWLPGAMAAPTPVSAYLHAAAMVKAGIYLIARFAPIFAFSPTWRPIVLTLGILTMLLGGIQALRETDLKRVLAFGTVSQLGFFAVVVGYGTQAAALAGIALVIGHALFKSALFLIVGVIDRQLSTRDVTELSGVGRQAPVMATTAFIAVASMAGVAPTIGFVAKESTLTALLDDALGGSVWGLVALIGVALGSMLTAAYGVRFLWGAFWTKRDAEGQRQPDTVWPDPPVGFLSAPIILAGVTLAAGIGAPALDVALQPYALTATPGLDHEGAAVEGPGHLALWHGLEPALGISILSILLGIGLFLLTRRTGWDRRPRLLPFTAADAYYVVMRGIDRLSVLSTTLTQRGSLPVYVGTIFVVFVAAEVTALVASDIDRYQLSLWHTPAQLAVAPIMAVAGVVAVRARKRYTGVVLASVTGLGMVVLFATSGAPDLALTQILVETVTMVTFALVLRRLPARMGEHNASVSRIPRALLGIGVGLTMAFVAVVATQSRVADPISAIFPEIAYEIGHGKNVVNVALVDLRGWDTMGELSVLVLAATGVASLVFVTHRADLLAATKTLPRSVRKSARSRPLVETTDGVRFQTAENRSAPRAWLVGGQKMKPENRSILLEVIVRILFHTIIVVSIFLLFAGHNLPGGGFAGGLVAGMALVMRYIAGGRWELGAAAPTDAGRLLGTGLILAVGTAVVPLFFGLAPLTSTFWEWEIPGIGHMEFVTSTIFDIGVYLVVIGLVLDVLRSLGAEVDRQAAQRTGAGVAVDFSSRAGGNG, from the coding sequence ATGCTGATGCTCCTCGCAGTGTTCCTTCTCGGGTCGCTCTTGATGCCCGTCCTGGTGCGCTGGCTGGGAGCTCAGGCTTTCGCCGTCGCCGCCCTCGTTCCGGCCGCCGCGTTCGTGCATGCACTCGTGCTCACGCCGCAGGTGCTCGACGGCCCCGTGCCGTTCGTCTCCGTGCCGTGGATCCCGCAGCTCGGACTGAACCTGTCCATGAACATGGACGTCCTCGGGTGGGTCCTCACGCTCATCGTCACGGGCGTCGGCGCGCTGGTGCTCCTCTACTGCCGCTGGTACTTCCACGACGAGGCCGCCGGCATCGGGCAGTTCGCGGGCGTCCTCCTCGCGTTCGCGGGGGCGATGTACGGTCTGGTCCTCACCGACGACCTCGTGATGCTCGTGATGTTCTGGGAGGCCACGAGCATCCTCTCCTACCTCCTCATCGGTCACTACCGCCGCCGTGCCGCCAGCCGACGCGCCGCGCTGCAGGCGCTCCTCGTGACCACCCTGGGCGGACTGGTGATGTTCGTCGGCGTCGTGCTGCTCGTCGTCGACACCGGGACGTCGAGCATCCGGGAGATCCTCGCCATCGCGCCGACCGGCCCGATCGTCGATGCGGCGATCGTCATGCTCCTGATCGGCGCCATCAGCAAGTCGGCGCTGTTCCCCTTCCACTTCTGGCTGCCCGGCGCCATGGCGGCCCCCACCCCGGTCAGCGCCTACCTGCACGCCGCGGCCATGGTGAAGGCCGGCATCTACCTCATCGCCCGCTTCGCGCCCATCTTCGCCTTCAGCCCGACGTGGCGGCCGATCGTGCTCACGCTCGGCATCCTCACCATGCTGCTCGGCGGCATCCAGGCGCTGCGGGAGACCGACCTCAAGCGCGTGCTCGCGTTCGGCACCGTGAGCCAGCTCGGCTTCTTCGCGGTCGTCGTCGGCTACGGCACGCAGGCGGCGGCGCTCGCCGGCATCGCCCTCGTGATCGGGCACGCGCTGTTCAAGTCGGCGCTGTTCCTCATCGTCGGCGTGATCGACCGGCAGCTGTCCACCCGTGACGTGACCGAGCTCTCCGGCGTCGGCCGCCAGGCACCGGTCATGGCCACGACCGCGTTCATCGCCGTGGCGTCGATGGCCGGCGTGGCCCCGACCATCGGATTCGTGGCGAAGGAATCGACGCTCACGGCGCTCCTGGACGACGCCCTCGGCGGCTCGGTGTGGGGCCTCGTCGCCCTGATCGGCGTCGCTCTCGGATCCATGCTCACTGCGGCATACGGCGTGCGCTTCCTCTGGGGCGCGTTCTGGACCAAGCGCGATGCCGAGGGACAGCGGCAGCCGGACACGGTCTGGCCCGACCCGCCGGTGGGTTTCCTCTCCGCGCCGATCATCCTCGCCGGAGTGACGCTCGCCGCGGGTATCGGTGCCCCGGCCCTCGACGTCGCCCTGCAGCCGTATGCGCTGACCGCGACCCCGGGACTCGACCACGAGGGGGCAGCCGTCGAGGGACCTGGTCACCTCGCCCTCTGGCACGGCCTCGAGCCCGCTCTCGGCATCTCGATCCTGTCGATCCTGCTCGGCATCGGACTCTTCCTGCTCACGCGCCGGACCGGGTGGGACCGCCGCCCCCGCCTGCTGCCGTTCACCGCCGCCGACGCCTATTACGTGGTGATGCGCGGCATCGACAGGCTCTCGGTGCTGAGCACGACGCTCACCCAGCGCGGCTCGCTGCCCGTCTACGTGGGGACGATCTTCGTCGTCTTCGTCGCCGCCGAGGTCACCGCGCTGGTGGCGAGCGACATCGACCGCTACCAGCTCTCGCTGTGGCACACGCCCGCCCAGCTCGCCGTCGCCCCGATCATGGCCGTCGCCGGCGTCGTGGCGGTGCGTGCGCGCAAGCGCTACACCGGCGTCGTGCTCGCCTCGGTCACCGGTCTGGGCATGGTCGTGCTCTTCGCCACCAGCGGGGCACCGGATCTCGCGCTCACCCAGATCCTCGTCGAGACGGTGACGATGGTGACCTTCGCGCTCGTCCTGCGCCGACTGCCGGCGCGCATGGGCGAGCACAACGCCTCCGTGAGCCGCATCCCGCGCGCTCTCCTCGGCATCGGCGTCGGCCTCACCATGGCGTTCGTCGCCGTCGTCGCGACCCAGTCCCGCGTGGCCGACCCGATCTCGGCGATCTTCCCGGAGATCGCGTACGAGATCGGCCACGGCAAGAACGTGGTCAACGTGGCGCTCGTCGACCTCCGCGGCTGGGACACGATGGGCGAGCTCTCCGTGCTCGTGCTCGCCGCGACCGGTGTCGCCTCACTCGTGTTCGTCACGCACCGCGCCGATCTCCTCGCCGCCACGAAGACCCTGCCCCGCTCGGTGCGGAAGTCCGCGCGCAGTCGGCCACTCGTGGAGACCACGGACGGTGTGCGCTTCCAGACCGCGGAGAACCGCTCGGCGCCGCGCGCCTGGCTCGTCGGCGGCCAGAAGATGAAGCCCGAGAACCGGTCGATCCTGCTCGAGGTCATCGTCCGCATCCTGTTCCACACGATCATCGTCGTGTCGATCTTCCTGCTCTTCGCCGGGCACAACCTCCCCGGCGGCGGCTTCGCGGGCGGGCTCGTCGCCGGCATGGCGCTCGTCATGCGCTACATCGCGGGAGGGCGCTGGGAGCTGGGCGCTGCGGCGCCGACCGATGCCGGTCGCCTCCTCGGCACGGGTCTGATCCTCGCCGTGGGCACCGCGGTCGTGCCGCTGTTCTTCGGCCTCGCGCCGCTCACCAGCACCTTCTGGGAGTGGGAGATCCCCGGCATCGGACACATGGAGTTCGTCACCTCGACGATCTTCGACATCGGCGTCTACCTCGTCGTGATCGGACTCGTCCTCGACGTGCTCCGCAGTCTCGGTGCGGAAGTGGACCGGCAGGCGGCACAGCGCACCGGCGCGGGCGTCGCCGTCGACTTCTCCTCGCGGGCAGGGGGGAACGGCTGA
- a CDS encoding Na(+)/H(+) antiporter subunit C, translating to MDVSLALIAIMAVLFACGVYAMLERSLTRVLIGFLLLGNATNLLLLIVMGVPGNAPFFGTEGDLSDPLPQALTLTAIVITFAVSAFLLALIYRSWQLGQADTVEDDEADIALRERTDADEDLMDDESESGDDDATTDFVGVQTAPITVLHMRDNPAIHDDAPYDAPFVPEPEPEPDGAADGAADRDDDTTDGEGRP from the coding sequence ATGGACGTCTCGCTGGCCCTCATCGCGATCATGGCCGTGCTCTTCGCGTGCGGCGTGTACGCGATGCTGGAGCGCAGCCTCACCCGCGTCCTCATCGGTTTCCTCCTGCTCGGCAACGCCACGAACCTCCTGCTGCTCATCGTGATGGGCGTGCCGGGCAACGCGCCGTTCTTCGGCACCGAGGGCGACCTGAGCGACCCGCTGCCGCAGGCCCTGACGCTCACCGCCATCGTCATCACGTTCGCGGTCTCCGCGTTCCTGCTCGCGCTCATCTACCGGTCGTGGCAGCTCGGCCAGGCGGACACGGTCGAGGACGACGAGGCCGACATCGCGCTGCGCGAGCGCACCGACGCCGACGAAGACCTCATGGACGACGAGTCCGAGTCGGGCGACGACGACGCCACCACCGACTTCGTGGGCGTGCAGACCGCTCCGATCACCGTCCTGCACATGCGCGACAACCCGGCGATCCACGATGACGCGCCGTACGACGCGCCCTTCGTCCCCGAGCCGGAGCCCGAACCCGATGGCGCCGCCGACGGCGCTGCAGACCGGGACGACGACACGACAGACGGGGAGGGCAGGCCATGA